A DNA window from Maribellus comscasis contains the following coding sequences:
- the istB gene encoding IS21-like element helper ATPase IstB has translation MNNNQTVEKLRQMRIGAMADLHLQHVKNNGLQELTPDEYLALLTDHEWESRQNQKIQRLLKQAAFRQKASVEEVRFAPSRNLDRNMFNRIATLDFINRKENLIITGASGVGKSYLAQALGHQACFNGLKTLYTNTARLFARMKLAKTDGTYLKELNKLQKTSLLILDDFGLQALDNHSREALMDIIDDRYNKTSTIVVSQIPVSVWYDIIGEGTIADAILDRIVNSSHRFDLKGESLRKGILKNQD, from the coding sequence ATGAACAACAATCAGACAGTTGAGAAACTAAGGCAGATGCGTATTGGCGCAATGGCCGACCTGCATTTGCAACATGTAAAAAACAATGGTTTACAAGAGCTCACCCCCGATGAGTACCTGGCCCTGCTTACTGACCATGAATGGGAAAGCAGGCAGAACCAGAAAATACAAAGGCTTTTAAAACAAGCAGCTTTCCGCCAAAAAGCAAGCGTGGAAGAAGTGCGTTTTGCCCCATCGCGTAACCTCGACCGAAACATGTTTAACCGCATTGCAACACTCGACTTTATCAACCGTAAAGAAAACCTGATAATCACCGGGGCATCGGGCGTTGGTAAAAGTTACCTGGCCCAGGCATTGGGGCACCAGGCTTGTTTTAACGGATTAAAAACTTTGTATACAAACACAGCACGTTTGTTTGCAAGGATGAAGCTGGCTAAAACTGACGGTACTTACCTGAAAGAACTGAACAAGCTGCAGAAAACAAGCCTGTTGATCCTCGATGATTTTGGCTTACAGGCACTGGACAACCACAGTCGTGAAGCATTAATGGATATTATCGACGACAGGTACAACAAAACTTCAACAATTGTTGTGTCCCAGATTCCGGTTTCTGTATGGTACGATATTATCGGTGAAGGTACTATTGCCGATGCAATCCTTGACCGGATTGTTAACTCATCTCACCGGTTCGACCTAAAAGGAGAATCCTTGAGAAAAGGAATTTTAAAGAATCAAGATTAA
- a CDS encoding Fic family protein, with amino-acid sequence MGQEAPYRILDKLPPKKEKIETFKILRETNRATAALAELKGIANTIPNQSMLINAIVLQEAKGSSEIENIITTQDELYKALTVNQSNFSPQTKEVVNYRKAIFQGFDLIEKQGFLRVNDIIDIQHELIGNNAGIRSTPGTVLKNDTTGEVVYTPPQDKKEIQDLLSNFIEYFNQEKGEISPLINLAILHHQFESIHPFYDGNGRTGRILNILYLILNDLIDIPILYLSSYIIDNKQDYYRLLNQTNRLGEWEEWILFMLKAVEVTSIQTIEKINTIRNLLDQTIEKVKVDASKIYKKELVELLFEQPYSKIEFVVNQLGVERKAASRYLKELEKIGILESQKIGRETLYINKDLIEILKK; translated from the coding sequence ATGGGACAAGAAGCACCATATCGAATTCTAGACAAACTTCCGCCAAAAAAGGAGAAGATAGAAACTTTTAAGATTTTAAGAGAAACGAATAGAGCAACCGCAGCATTGGCAGAATTAAAAGGGATTGCGAATACAATTCCAAACCAATCAATGCTAATAAATGCAATTGTTCTACAGGAAGCAAAAGGAAGTTCTGAAATTGAAAATATTATAACAACACAAGATGAGCTTTATAAAGCTTTAACTGTAAACCAATCAAATTTTTCGCCCCAGACTAAAGAGGTTGTAAATTATCGAAAAGCAATTTTTCAGGGATTTGACTTAATTGAAAAACAGGGATTTCTAAGAGTAAATGACATAATCGACATCCAGCATGAATTAATTGGGAATAATGCAGGAATCAGGAGTACACCCGGAACTGTTTTAAAAAACGATACTACAGGTGAGGTTGTTTATACTCCACCTCAAGACAAAAAAGAAATCCAAGATTTACTTTCAAATTTCATCGAGTATTTTAACCAAGAAAAAGGTGAAATTTCCCCATTAATAAACCTTGCAATTCTTCATCATCAATTTGAGAGTATTCACCCATTTTATGATGGCAATGGCAGAACTGGTAGAATTTTAAATATCCTATATCTAATACTAAATGATTTAATTGATATCCCTATCCTATATTTAAGTTCATATATTATTGACAATAAACAAGATTACTATCGGTTGCTAAATCAGACAAACAGACTTGGAGAATGGGAAGAATGGATCTTATTTATGTTAAAAGCAGTAGAGGTAACATCTATTCAAACCATAGAAAAAATCAATACAATCAGAAACTTGCTTGACCAAACAATTGAGAAAGTAAAAGTTGATGCATCAAAGATTTACAAAAAAGAATTGGTTGAGTTATTATTTGAACAACCGTATTCTAAAATAGAGTTTGTAGTAAATCAGTTGGGAGTTGAGAGAAAAGCAGCGTCTCGATATTTAAAAGAGTTAGAGAAAATAGGAATTCTTGAATCTCAAAAAATTGGAAGAGAGACTTTATATATAAATAAAGACTTAATTGAAATACTGAAAAAATAA
- a CDS encoding IS3 family transposase: protein MKAAAITKQTGIASISKVCACFNLKRDAYYKYQQRWNRYKSVESQVIQLVKEERKVQPRVGVRKLYETLLPSFKSAHIKVGRDSLFDILRANNMLVKRKRAYAKTTNSYHHFHKYNNLIKELEVTKPNQVWVSDITYIRTVKGFCYLALITDMYSRKIIGHDLSDSLELAGCLRALKKALWHTKPAAGLIHHSDRGVQYCSHMYVNELKRKGIKISMTEEKHCYENAIAERVNGILKDEFYLDQCFFSTAHAKRATKSAIKVYNNKRLHVSLRYKTPNTVFYNVA, encoded by the coding sequence ATGAAGGCTGCTGCGATTACGAAACAAACAGGTATAGCAAGCATATCAAAAGTATGTGCTTGCTTTAACCTTAAGCGCGATGCATACTATAAATACCAGCAGCGGTGGAACCGGTACAAGTCTGTTGAGTCGCAGGTAATACAGCTTGTAAAAGAAGAACGTAAAGTGCAGCCAAGGGTTGGGGTACGCAAGTTATACGAAACCTTGCTACCATCTTTTAAATCTGCACATATCAAGGTAGGTAGGGACTCGCTATTTGATATCCTAAGGGCTAATAATATGTTGGTAAAAAGGAAGAGGGCTTATGCTAAAACAACCAACTCCTACCATCATTTTCATAAATACAACAACCTAATCAAAGAGCTGGAAGTTACAAAGCCCAACCAGGTGTGGGTATCGGACATAACCTATATCCGGACTGTGAAAGGCTTTTGCTACCTGGCCCTTATAACGGACATGTATTCACGGAAGATAATCGGGCATGACCTCAGCGATTCGCTGGAGCTGGCGGGGTGCCTACGGGCCCTCAAAAAGGCCCTGTGGCACACAAAGCCAGCGGCCGGGCTTATTCATCACTCCGACAGAGGTGTACAATATTGTAGCCATATGTATGTAAATGAGCTAAAAAGAAAAGGAATAAAAATCAGCATGACTGAAGAAAAACATTGTTATGAAAATGCTATTGCTGAAAGGGTAAACGGAATATTGAAAGACGAGTTCTACCTCGACCAATGCTTTTTTTCAACTGCTCATGCAAAACGGGCAACAAAAAGTGCAATTAAAGTTTACAATAATAAAAGGCTTCATGTATCTTTAAGGTACAAAACACCAAATACGGTGTTTTATAATGTAGCTTAA
- a CDS encoding IS91 family transposase: MVYELSKYKNRKVRKFTLAEYFQSWWDRYVKSPNHYITPEQYKAVAAMRACRTEALGIDHYVCEECGEISQVYHSCKNRFCPTCSWKDTMQWAEKIKEQMLDIPHRHVVFTLPHKLNNLISDNKWELLSALFKAAAEAMKDWMMYKYNLTPGIISVLHTFGETKQLHPHIHMILSWGGVNKNNCLEEIKGEYVNYNFIQTKFRCKFEDKLVEMFDSNTLEQNFSDRMDFLKFIKKINDKNWRVHFEPAIQIPEEVIRYIGRYSKRACISEYKITNIDGENISFKYKDYKNLDFYGKPIEKELTLNYREFFPRLLQHVPLPYFRIVRYYGAYAARTKAVLNKTLVKKLNETSEIEENEEIYEMAENPKICKNCNTEKTYLYSTFKNKKNETIYMTRFKPKKNKIKKIAA; this comes from the coding sequence ATGGTTTATGAATTATCTAAATACAAAAATCGGAAAGTAAGAAAATTTACTCTCGCTGAATACTTTCAATCCTGGTGGGACAGGTATGTAAAATCGCCAAACCATTACATCACCCCCGAACAATACAAAGCGGTTGCAGCAATGCGCGCCTGCCGTACCGAAGCTTTGGGGATTGACCATTATGTTTGTGAAGAGTGCGGGGAAATAAGCCAGGTTTACCACAGTTGCAAGAACCGTTTTTGCCCAACATGTAGTTGGAAAGATACCATGCAGTGGGCAGAGAAAATAAAAGAACAGATGCTGGACATTCCCCACCGCCACGTGGTGTTTACACTGCCGCACAAACTCAACAACTTAATCAGCGACAACAAATGGGAACTTTTAAGTGCTTTATTCAAAGCAGCGGCCGAAGCCATGAAAGACTGGATGATGTATAAATACAATCTCACTCCCGGAATAATCAGCGTACTCCACACTTTTGGTGAAACAAAACAATTGCACCCGCACATTCACATGATCCTTTCGTGGGGAGGGGTTAACAAAAATAATTGCCTCGAAGAAATCAAAGGCGAGTATGTAAATTACAATTTCATCCAGACAAAATTCAGGTGCAAGTTTGAAGACAAACTGGTGGAAATGTTTGATTCCAATACTTTGGAGCAAAATTTTTCAGACAGGATGGATTTCCTCAAATTCATAAAAAAGATAAACGATAAAAACTGGAGAGTACACTTCGAACCGGCAATCCAAATCCCCGAAGAAGTGATTCGCTACATCGGAAGGTACTCGAAAAGGGCATGTATCAGCGAATATAAAATAACTAACATTGACGGGGAAAATATCTCGTTCAAATACAAAGACTATAAAAACCTTGACTTTTATGGAAAACCCATCGAAAAAGAATTAACCCTGAACTACCGTGAGTTTTTCCCAAGATTATTACAGCACGTGCCGCTGCCCTATTTTAGAATCGTAAGGTACTACGGAGCTTATGCTGCAAGAACAAAAGCAGTACTTAACAAAACTCTTGTCAAAAAATTAAATGAAACTTCAGAAATTGAAGAAAACGAAGAAATTTATGAAATGGCTGAAAACCCGAAAATCTGTAAAAACTGCAATACCGAAAAAACCTATTTATACTCAACCTTTAAAAACAAAAAAAATGAAACAATTTATATGACAAGGTTTAAACCTAAGAAAAACAAAATCAAAAAAATAGCGGCATAA
- the istA gene encoding IS21 family transposase, whose translation MANKLDPMDLKQILSLHNEGLSNRQIGDLLSISRNTVNNYIKLAKSSDYSIREMLTMDPHQLGELFTAHTTLITNRYDELMAWFDKVNQQRNHPGFTFMYHYQEYQGQVSNPYSYTQFMEHYHRKYDQVKGSMKLEHEAGREMYIDFAGKKLHIINKETGELIPVEVFVALLPNSQYAYVTACLSQKREDLISCTARALSFFGGVPKAIVSDNLKSAVTRASKYEPEINRTFKDFARHYGCVINPTRSYAPQDKALVENAVNLAYQRIYYPLRDMDFFSLEDLNREIRKLLKGYNNLLFQRKQASRRELFQSVERAYLKPLPDTAYQLKDYRRAKVQKIGYVYFSTEKSYYSVPYRYIGKSTLIHYTASTVEVYYNHQRIALHKRNYTRGSYNTIKEHLSSTHKAYSEWNPDFFRRIASKHGPNVLAVIDQLVSNCDYPEPVYKRAMGIIQLHRSYGSLRLDNACKRALLVETYSLRRISNILKNNMDTLPFPEENTNVPHIPAHNNLRGAAAYK comes from the coding sequence ATGGCAAACAAACTTGATCCGATGGATTTAAAACAGATTTTATCGTTGCACAACGAGGGTTTAAGCAACCGGCAGATTGGCGATCTTTTGAGTATTTCGCGCAACACAGTCAACAATTACATCAAGCTGGCAAAGTCCAGCGATTACAGTATCAGGGAAATGCTGACAATGGATCCTCACCAGTTGGGGGAACTTTTTACAGCACACACTACACTTATTACCAACCGGTACGACGAGCTGATGGCCTGGTTCGACAAAGTAAACCAACAACGTAACCACCCCGGGTTTACTTTTATGTACCATTACCAGGAATACCAGGGCCAGGTTTCCAATCCGTACAGTTATACCCAGTTTATGGAACATTACCACCGAAAATACGACCAGGTGAAAGGTTCTATGAAACTGGAGCATGAAGCCGGAAGGGAGATGTACATTGATTTTGCAGGCAAAAAATTACATATCATTAATAAAGAAACCGGAGAGCTTATCCCGGTAGAAGTCTTTGTCGCTTTGCTGCCCAACAGCCAGTACGCCTATGTTACAGCTTGCTTAAGCCAAAAACGCGAAGACCTTATTTCTTGTACGGCTCGTGCCCTTTCATTCTTTGGCGGTGTGCCCAAAGCTATTGTATCGGACAATTTAAAATCGGCAGTTACCCGTGCAAGCAAGTACGAACCAGAGATAAACCGGACGTTCAAAGATTTTGCCCGTCATTACGGATGTGTTATCAACCCAACACGCAGCTATGCCCCACAAGACAAAGCATTGGTCGAAAACGCCGTTAACCTCGCCTACCAGCGTATTTATTATCCCTTAAGGGATATGGACTTCTTTTCGCTCGAAGATCTGAACCGTGAGATCAGAAAACTTTTAAAAGGATATAATAACTTGTTGTTTCAGAGAAAACAAGCCAGCCGCCGGGAACTTTTTCAATCAGTGGAACGTGCTTACCTTAAACCACTACCCGACACTGCTTACCAGTTGAAAGATTACCGCAGGGCAAAAGTCCAGAAGATTGGCTATGTCTATTTTTCTACCGAGAAAAGTTATTACAGTGTCCCTTACCGGTACATCGGGAAATCAACACTTATCCATTATACCGCATCCACCGTAGAAGTGTATTATAACCACCAGCGTATTGCCCTCCACAAACGTAATTACACCAGGGGAAGTTACAATACTATCAAAGAGCATTTGAGCAGTACCCATAAAGCATATTCTGAATGGAACCCGGATTTTTTTAGAAGGATAGCTTCCAAACATGGCCCCAACGTGTTGGCAGTTATAGACCAGTTGGTCAGTAACTGTGACTACCCTGAGCCAGTCTATAAACGGGCAATGGGCATTATCCAGCTCCATCGGTCTTATGGTTCCCTGCGTTTAGACAATGCCTGTAAAAGAGCCTTGCTTGTCGAAACTTATTCCCTTAGGCGCATTAGCAATATCCTTAAAAACAATATGGATACACTTCCTTTCCCGGAAGAAAACACCAATGTCCCGCACATTCCTGCACACAACAATTTGCGCGGGGCAGCGGCTTATAAATAA
- a CDS encoding ATP-binding protein, with protein MYSRYLSDIIKKRIGSGKAIIVIGPRQVGKTTLIESILEKEDYLLLDGDDPKTRTLLTEPNTEQIRTILGKYKFVFIDEAQRIEGIGLTMKIITDRFKDVQLFTSGSSSFDLTNKINEPLTGRKWEYQLFPISWEEYENHHGFLYSEQQLENRLLYGLYPDVLNNAGDEINILRNLVNSYLYRDILSYSDIRKPEILDKLVQALALQVGSEVNYSELAQIVNVDKNTISKYIDILQKGYIVFKLGSFSRNVRNEIKTSKKIYFYDNGIRNMIIGNFDPISLRTDKGALWENFLISERIKQIEYKQSLARTYFWRTKQQQEVDFVEDNGGKITGFEFKWMNKKNAKLPKTFTENYNADSKVIDKENFREFIKIN; from the coding sequence ATGTATTCAAGATACTTAAGTGATATAATAAAAAAACGAATTGGTTCTGGAAAAGCCATAATCGTAATTGGTCCAAGACAAGTTGGAAAAACTACATTAATTGAGTCAATCCTTGAGAAAGAGGATTATTTACTACTTGATGGAGATGACCCAAAAACCAGAACATTATTGACAGAACCAAACACCGAACAAATTCGGACAATTCTTGGAAAATATAAATTCGTGTTTATTGACGAAGCTCAAAGAATTGAAGGAATCGGTCTGACGATGAAAATAATAACCGACCGGTTTAAAGATGTTCAACTATTCACAAGTGGTTCATCTTCATTTGACTTGACAAACAAAATTAATGAACCATTAACAGGAAGAAAATGGGAATACCAATTATTTCCAATATCCTGGGAAGAATACGAAAATCACCATGGATTTTTATATTCCGAGCAACAATTGGAAAATCGTCTTTTATATGGACTTTATCCTGACGTTTTAAATAATGCCGGTGACGAAATCAATATCCTTCGAAACCTAGTGAATAGTTATTTATACAGAGATATCCTTTCATATTCGGACATACGAAAACCAGAGATACTGGATAAACTGGTTCAAGCACTTGCTCTTCAAGTTGGTAGTGAAGTTAACTATTCCGAGTTGGCTCAAATCGTGAATGTGGACAAAAATACAATTAGTAAATACATCGACATTTTACAAAAAGGATACATAGTTTTTAAGCTAGGCAGTTTCAGTCGAAATGTTCGAAATGAAATCAAAACAAGTAAGAAAATCTATTTCTATGACAATGGAATTCGAAATATGATAATCGGAAATTTTGACCCAATTAGTTTGAGAACGGATAAAGGCGCTCTTTGGGAGAACTTCCTTATATCCGAGAGAATAAAACAAATTGAATATAAGCAAAGTTTGGCACGAACATATTTTTGGAGAACAAAACAACAACAGGAAGTTGATTTTGTAGAGGACAATGGTGGTAAAATAACAGGATTTGAATTTAAGTGGATGAATAAAAAAAATGCAAAATTACCAAAGACATTCACAGAAAATTACAATGCAGATAGTAAAGTGATTGACAAAGAAAACTTTAGAGAATTTATAAAAATTAATTAA
- a CDS encoding helix-hairpin-helix domain-containing protein yields MISKKEKGIELIDEILSDIDNPKVSLLSSINKLNRASKLLNEKEILVWTEIQLGITTYTLPLINWVEIYLDKNKTKENEKKLKALDDELNELGIKLGKTIDGDELTAKARESGGGFKNIGFIEERYADITKFKKGNDGTYYQSNLLNTLTIVKSLTFKKASALHSKYAFESLPQTNFEFLKNRVEDVLFDLDPELAEMLMLAFKAVSSDSEEEWSQALTTCRRFLESLADKLFPPTEELIHGRKLNKENYINRIWAFMDLSIKSQSNKELAKRHVDLLGNYIQSNFKITNKGVHTKINRIEAVKTVFHIYMACVDLLGYLDKGHRNNKPNLNVASMDEIEAFGGVSRNIAKEIIKCRVKEGKLTEKLITQIPGIGEKTIKKLLENMTID; encoded by the coding sequence ATGATATCAAAAAAAGAAAAAGGAATTGAATTAATAGATGAAATATTATCTGATATAGATAATCCCAAAGTGTCATTATTGAGTAGTATTAATAAACTAAATCGAGCATCTAAACTACTTAATGAAAAAGAAATTTTAGTATGGACTGAAATTCAACTTGGCATTACGACCTATACTTTGCCTTTAATAAATTGGGTAGAAATTTATTTAGACAAAAATAAAACGAAAGAAAATGAAAAGAAACTTAAAGCTTTAGATGATGAATTAAACGAACTTGGAATAAAACTAGGAAAAACGATTGACGGTGATGAACTTACTGCTAAAGCGAGGGAATCTGGAGGAGGCTTCAAAAATATTGGTTTTATTGAAGAAAGATATGCCGATATTACGAAATTCAAAAAGGGTAACGATGGGACTTATTATCAATCAAATTTACTAAATACCTTAACTATTGTAAAATCACTAACCTTCAAAAAGGCGAGTGCACTTCACTCGAAATATGCTTTTGAAAGTCTTCCACAAACAAATTTTGAATTTTTAAAAAATCGAGTTGAGGATGTTTTATTTGACCTTGACCCCGAACTTGCAGAAATGCTAATGCTTGCATTTAAAGCAGTATCATCTGATAGTGAAGAAGAATGGTCACAAGCACTTACAACGTGTAGACGTTTTTTAGAAAGTTTAGCAGATAAATTGTTTCCTCCAACAGAAGAATTAATTCATGGAAGAAAACTTAATAAAGAAAATTACATTAACAGGATTTGGGCTTTTATGGATTTGTCTATAAAAAGTCAATCAAACAAAGAACTTGCTAAAAGACATGTTGACCTATTAGGAAATTATATACAAAGTAATTTCAAAATAACAAACAAAGGTGTCCACACTAAAATAAACCGCATAGAAGCTGTTAAAACTGTTTTCCATATTTATATGGCTTGCGTAGACTTATTAGGTTATTTAGATAAAGGACATCGCAATAATAAACCAAACTTAAACGTAGCTTCAATGGATGAGATTGAAGCATTTGGAGGAGTTTCTAGAAATATTGCTAAAGAAATAATTAAGTGCAGAGTAAAAGAGGGAAAACTTACGGAAAAATTAATTACTCAAATACCAGGCATTGGAGAAAAGACAATAAAAAAATTACTTGAGAATATGACAATTGATTAA
- the istA gene encoding IS21 family transposase: MANKLIDMSKVRKVIQLHHQGKAKQFISRYLGLSRNTVKKYIALYKVLNLTIDDIDKKSDSELEKIFSRDTEDVLSPKLKKVYNFFPYMERELKKTGVTKQLMWEEYYEKHPDGLKLSQFKAHYLRWNKKVNPVMHMEHKAGDKMFIDYAGKTLEIINKETGEIEEVQFFVAILGASQYTYAEASPSQQKEDFVASVENALHFYGGVPAAIVPDNLKSAVTKSSRFEPTINETFMDFAEHYGTTVLPARAYRPRDKSLAEGAVKILYQRIYPALRGKDFYSLEELNSAIWDELDKHNNKKLTGRPTSRYQLFVEDEKGKLTALPVEKYEIKEIAIATVAMNGHVLLSKDKHYYSVPCQYLKKKVKLVFTSKTVEIYHKYNRIALHKRDGRKYFYTTNKDHLATTHQFVTDWTPQRFINWAASIDESVKEFIINVLERKQHPEQSYKSCMGVLAFAKKVGEERLANACKRALEHQVYNYKIIQKILEKGLDKLDDEKPDEPELPFHNNIRGGKYYN; the protein is encoded by the coding sequence ATGGCTAATAAATTAATCGACATGAGTAAAGTAAGAAAAGTCATTCAGTTACACCACCAGGGAAAAGCAAAGCAATTTATCAGTAGGTACCTGGGCCTTTCACGCAATACGGTCAAGAAGTATATCGCTCTATACAAGGTGTTAAACCTTACAATTGATGATATTGATAAGAAGAGTGATTCCGAGCTGGAAAAGATCTTTAGCAGGGATACCGAAGATGTTCTTTCCCCAAAGCTAAAAAAGGTTTATAACTTCTTTCCCTACATGGAGCGTGAATTAAAAAAGACCGGCGTTACCAAACAGCTGATGTGGGAAGAATATTATGAAAAACATCCCGATGGACTAAAACTAAGCCAGTTTAAAGCCCACTACCTGCGTTGGAATAAAAAGGTTAACCCGGTAATGCATATGGAGCATAAAGCAGGCGATAAGATGTTTATTGACTACGCTGGCAAAACCCTGGAAATTATCAATAAAGAAACAGGCGAGATTGAAGAGGTACAGTTTTTTGTTGCCATACTGGGGGCCAGTCAATACACCTATGCAGAAGCCTCACCGAGCCAACAAAAAGAAGACTTTGTTGCTTCGGTTGAAAATGCACTGCACTTTTACGGGGGAGTTCCTGCAGCTATTGTCCCTGATAACCTAAAGTCTGCCGTAACCAAAAGCAGCCGGTTTGAACCTACCATTAACGAAACGTTTATGGACTTTGCCGAACATTACGGTACAACAGTTCTTCCGGCTCGGGCTTACCGTCCCCGGGACAAGTCACTGGCAGAAGGAGCAGTCAAGATATTATACCAAAGAATATATCCGGCCTTGCGCGGCAAAGATTTTTACAGTTTAGAAGAGCTTAACAGTGCAATTTGGGATGAACTGGACAAGCATAACAACAAAAAGTTAACCGGCAGGCCAACGTCCCGGTATCAATTATTCGTTGAAGACGAAAAAGGCAAGCTTACCGCATTACCTGTAGAAAAATACGAGATTAAAGAAATAGCAATAGCCACCGTAGCCATGAACGGGCACGTGCTGTTAAGCAAAGACAAACATTATTACAGCGTTCCGTGTCAGTATTTAAAGAAGAAGGTAAAGCTGGTGTTTACATCAAAAACCGTTGAAATATACCATAAATACAACCGCATAGCTTTGCACAAAAGAGATGGACGTAAATACTTCTACACCACAAACAAAGACCACCTGGCAACAACACACCAGTTTGTTACCGACTGGACACCGCAGCGTTTTATCAACTGGGCAGCTTCAATTGACGAGAGTGTAAAGGAATTTATAATCAATGTGCTGGAAAGAAAACAACACCCTGAACAATCCTATAAAAGCTGTATGGGCGTATTGGCTTTTGCCAAAAAGGTTGGGGAAGAAAGGCTTGCCAATGCGTGTAAACGTGCATTGGAACATCAGGTTTACAACTACAAAATCATACAAAAGATACTGGAAAAAGGGTTGGATAAACTTGATGATGAAAAACCGGACGAACCGGAACTTCCTTTTCATAACAACATAAGGGGAGGAAAATATTACAACTGA
- the istB gene encoding IS21-like element helper ATPase IstB, whose product MNEVTLTRMKQMKLHGMHGAFKTAVETGKTDDYTIDQFVSMITDAEWDDRNNRKIERLIKNARFHYKATIENVVYEHTRNIDRTKLLRLAECDFINKNENVLISGSTGAGKSYIATALGYQACIEGYRVLYFNTTKLFSKLKMAKADGSYLKELAKMARHQLIILDDFGLQPLDSQNRIALLELIEDRHNKGSMLVTSQLPVSKWYEIIGEKTIADAILDRLIHQSHRIELMGESMRKKRNIYSE is encoded by the coding sequence ATGAACGAAGTAACATTAACACGAATGAAACAGATGAAGCTCCATGGTATGCATGGGGCTTTTAAAACAGCTGTCGAAACAGGTAAAACCGATGATTACACCATCGACCAGTTTGTATCGATGATAACAGATGCCGAGTGGGACGATCGCAACAACCGCAAGATAGAGCGATTGATAAAAAATGCAAGGTTCCACTATAAAGCAACCATTGAAAACGTGGTGTACGAACATACAAGAAATATCGATCGGACAAAACTGTTAAGACTGGCTGAATGCGATTTTATTAATAAAAACGAGAATGTATTAATATCGGGCAGCACCGGTGCCGGCAAAAGCTACATTGCAACAGCCTTAGGGTATCAGGCCTGTATCGAGGGATACAGGGTTTTGTACTTTAATACAACCAAGCTGTTTTCTAAACTAAAAATGGCAAAAGCCGATGGATCTTATCTCAAAGAACTTGCAAAAATGGCCAGGCATCAGTTAATAATACTCGATGACTTTGGCCTGCAACCCTTAGATAGCCAAAACCGGATAGCTCTGTTAGAGTTAATTGAAGATAGGCACAATAAAGGATCTATGCTTGTAACATCACAGCTGCCCGTTAGTAAGTGGTATGAAATAATCGGGGAGAAAACGATTGCCGATGCCATACTTGACCGGTTGATCCATCAATCGCACAGGATTGAGCTGATGGGTGAATCGATGAGAAAAAAACGAAACATTTATAGTGAATAA
- a CDS encoding transposase — MYKNDGILRRYSEGFKLKILAELSTGKYSKRELGDIYGVNRTTINEWIKKYNRKDLMNTRILVETEGETSRLKALQKEIKQLKELLIKKDLDKLALDSYLEVAAEELGYKNVDELKKNLNIKP; from the coding sequence ATGTATAAAAATGATGGTATCTTAAGAAGGTACAGCGAGGGTTTCAAACTCAAAATTTTAGCCGAACTTAGTACAGGAAAATATTCCAAGAGAGAACTAGGCGACATTTATGGCGTTAACCGGACTACCATAAATGAATGGATAAAAAAGTACAACCGGAAAGATTTAATGAATACAAGAATTCTAGTGGAAACAGAAGGAGAAACATCACGACTGAAAGCCTTGCAAAAGGAAATCAAGCAATTAAAAGAGTTGCTGATAAAGAAAGACCTTGACAAGTTAGCCCTGGACTCGTACCTGGAAGTGGCAGCAGAAGAACTGGGGTACAAGAACGTAGATGAGTTAAAAAAAAATTTAAACATCAAGCCCTGA